Proteins encoded in a region of the Ursus arctos isolate Adak ecotype North America unplaced genomic scaffold, UrsArc2.0 scaffold_2, whole genome shotgun sequence genome:
- the TRIM50 gene encoding E3 ubiquitin-protein ligase TRIM50, which translates to MAWQVSVPELEDRLQCPICLEVFKEPMMLQCGHSYCKGCLVSLSRHLDSELRCPVCRQEVDSSSSPPNVSLARVIEALQFPGDPEPKVCEHHRNPLSLFCERDQELICGLCGLLGSHQHHRITPVSTVYSRMKEELAALISDLKQEQKKVDEHIAKLVNNRTRIVNESDVFSWVIRREFQELHHLVDEEKARCLEGLEGHTRGLVASLDMQLEQAQGTQERLVQAERVLEQFSNESHHEFIRKYHSMTSRAELQQARPLEGTFSPISFKPGLHQADIKLTVWKRLFRKVLPAPESLKLDPATAHPLLELSKGNTVVQCGLLAQRRASQPERFDYSACVLASRGFSWGRHYWEVVVGNKSDWRLGVIKGTASRKGKLSKSPENGVWLIGLKEGRVYEAFGCPRVPLPVAGHPHRIGVYLHYEHGELTFFDADRPDDLRLLYTFQADFQGKLYPILDTCWHERGSNALPMVLPPPSGPAHLTPPQPTKL; encoded by the exons ATGGCGTGGCAGGTGAGCGTGCCTGAGCTGGAGGACCGCCTTCAGTGCCCCATCTGCCTGGAGGTCTTCAAGGAGCCCATGATGCTGCAGTGTGGCCACTCCTACTGCAAGGGCTGCCTGGTGTCCCTGTCCCGCCACCTAGACTCAGAGCTCCGCTGCCCAGTGTGCCGACAGGAGGTGGATAGCAGCAGCTCCCCACCCAACGTCTCCCTGGCACGGGTGATTGAAGCCCTACAGTTCCCTGGGGACCCAGAGCCCAAGGTCTGTGAGCACCACCGGAACCCACTCAGCCTCTTCTGTGAGAGGGATCAGGAGCTCATCTGTGGTCTCTGTGGCCTGCTGGGCTCCCACCAGCACCACCGCATCACGCCCGTCTCCACTGTCTACAGCCGCATGAAG GAGGAGCTAGCGGCTCTCATCTCTGACTTGAAGCAGGAGCAGAAGAAGGTAGATGAGCATATTGCCAAACTGGTGAACAACAGGACCCGGATTGTC AATGAATCTGATGTCTTCAGCTGGGTGATTCGTCGCGAGTTCCAGGAGCTGCACCACCTGGTGGATGAGGAGAAGGCCCGCTGCCTGGAGGGGTTGGAGGGTCATACCCGCGGCCTCGTGGCCTCCCTGGACATGCAGCTGGAGCAGGCCCAGGGCACTCAGGAGCGGCTGGTCCAGGCCGAGCGCGTGCTGGAGCAGTTCAGTAATGAGAGTCACCATGAGTTCATCCGG AAATATCACTCCATGACCTCCAG AGCAGAGCTCCAGCAGGCCCGGCCTTTGGAAGGCACCTTCAGCCCCATCTCCTTCAAGCCAGGCCTCCACCAGGCTGACATCAAGCTGACCGTGTGGAAGAGGCTCTTCCGAAAAGTTCTGCCAG CGCCGGAGTCCCTGAAGCTAGACCCTGCCACCGCCCACCCCCTCCTGGAACTCTCCAAGGGCAACACGGTGGTGCAGTGCGGGCTTCTGGCCCAGCGGCGTGCCAGCCAACCTGAGCGCTTTGACTACAGCGCTTGTGTCTTGGCCAGCCGGGGCTTCTCCTGGGGCCGTCACTactgggaggtggtggtgggcaaCAAGAGCGACTGGCGCCTGGGGGTCATCAAGGGCACAGCCAGTCGCAAGGGCAAGCTGAGCAAGTCCCCCGAGAACGGCGTGTGGCTCATTGGCCTGAAGGAGGGCCGGGTGTATGAGGCCTTTGGCTGCCCTCGGGTGCCCCTGCCCGTGGCCGGCCACCCCCACCGCATCGGCGTCTACTTGCACTATGAGCATGGAGAGCTCACTTTCTTTGATGCTGACCGCCCCGATGACTTGCGGCTGCTCTACACATTCCAGGCTGACTTCCAGGGCAAGCTCTACCCCATCCTGGATACATGCTGGCACGAAAGGGGCAGCAACGCGCTGCCGATGGTGTTGCCCCCGCCCAGCGGGCCTGCCCACCTCACCCCCCCACAGCCCACCAAGCTGTAG